From Topomyia yanbarensis strain Yona2022 chromosome 1, ASM3024719v1, whole genome shotgun sequence, one genomic window encodes:
- the LOC131680774 gene encoding protein suppressor of forked, with product MAQWKDQLKFDIEWGHERLVRAQQTVEVRPFDVESWSVLIREGQSRNINEVRSLYESLVSVFPTTARYWKIYIEQEMKYRNYERVEKLFQRCLVKILNIDLWKLYLTYVKETKAGLSTHKEKLAQAYDFALEKIGMDLHSYSIWQDYISFLKSVEAIGSYAENQKITAVRKVYQRAVITPIIGIEHLWKEYIMFERNINPIISEKMSLERSRDYMNARRVAKELEIVTKGLNRNLPAVPPMATKEEQKQVELWKKYINFERSNPLRSEDTALVTRRVMFATEQCLLVLTHHPAVWHQAAQYLDQSSKQLIDKGDLNAAKVFADEAANILERAISSVLSRNALLYFAYADFEEGRLKYDKVHQMYNKFLAVPDIDPTLAYIQYMKFARRAEGIISARAIFKKAREDVRSTYHVFVAAALMEYYCTKDKDIAFRIFELGLKRFGGSPEYVMCYIDYLSHLNEDNNTRVLFERVLSSGGLTPQLSVEVWNRFLEFESNIGDLSSIVKVERRRSAVLEKLKEFEGKETAQLVDRYKFLNLYPCSTSELKSIGYTETNGVLNSFTTKLPMTAENSEAPNQIPRPDFAQMIPYKPKPNAYPGEHPLDGGCFPQPPALAYLCSILPPPICFQGPFVSIEKLADLFSRIALPDVPITPCGENGNTKLFDLAKAVHWIVDDSTYSGEGGLKRRRMAPGGDDSDEETTMSAPPANDVYRLRQQKRFNR from the coding sequence ATGGCACAATGGAAGGACCAGCTCAAGTTCGACATCGAGTGGGGCCACGAGCGGCTGGTTCGGGCTCAGCAAACGGTCGAGGTGCGACCATTCGACGTAGAATCCTGGTCGGTGTTGATCCGCGAGGGCCAAAGCCGGAACATAAACGAAGTCCGCTCGCtgtatgaatcactggtaagtGTTTTTCCTACCACTGCCCGATACTGGAAGATTTATATCGAGCAGGAAATGAAATACAGGAACTACGAGCGTGTGGAGAAACTGTTCCAGCGGTGTTTGgtgaaaattttgaacattgatTTGTGGAAACTTTACCTGACCTATGTGAAGGAAACGAAGGCAGGGCTGAGCACCCACAAGGAAAAACTGGCGCAAGCTTACGATTTTGCGTTGGAAAAGATAGGAATGGATTTACATTCCTACTCGATATGGCAGGATTATATTTCGTTTCTAAAAAGTGTTGAGGCAATTGGAAGCTACGCGGAAAATCAAAAGATAACTGCCGTTCGAAAGGTTTATCAACGTGCGGTGATAACACCAATCATCGGAATCGAACACTTGTGGAAGGAATACATTATGTTTGAGCGGAACATCAATCCTATTATTTCGGAAAAGATGAGCTTGGAGCGATCACGTGACTACATGAATGCACGTCGTGTTGCAAAAGAGCTGGAAATCGTAACGAAAGGTCTGAATCGCAATCTGCCGGCAGTTCCACCCATGGCAACGAAAGAGGAACAAAAACAAGTAGAACTGTGGAAAAAGTACATCAACTTCGAAAGATCGAATCCTCTCCGAAGCGAAGATACAGCTTTGGTTACGCGCAGAGTAATGTTTGCCACGGAACAATGTCTGCTGGTTCTTACCCATCATCCAGCGGTTTGGCATCAAGCTGCCCAATATCTGGATCAAAGTTCGAAACAATTGATTGACAAAGGTGATTTAAATGCCGCAAAAGTTTTCGCTGATGAAGCTGCCAACATTTTGGAAAGGGCTATTAGCAGTGTGCTAAGTAGAAACGCTTTGCTCTACTTCGCTTACGCCGATTTCGAAGAAGGGCGACTGAAATACGATAAGGTTCATCAAATGTACAATAAATTTCTGGCGGTTCCGGATATAGACCCGACGCTGGCCTATATTCAGTATATGAAGTTTGCTCGTCGCGCCGAGGGAATCATTTCCGCTAGAGCTATCTTTAAAAAGGCTCGTGAAGACGTTCGGTCAACGTACCATGTTTTCGTAGCTGCCGCATTGATGGAGTACTATTGTACCAAGGACAAAGACATTGCATTCCGCATTTTCGAACTCGGATTGAAGCGTTTCGGCGGCAGTCCGGAATATGTCATGTGCTACATCGATTATCTTTCCCATCTTAACGAGGATAACAACACTCGAGTACTGTTCGAACGGGTTCTTTCCTCCGGTGGATTGACTCCGCAGCTGTCGGTCGAAGTATGGAATCGTTTCTTGGAATTTGAATCAAATATCGGGGATTTATCAAGTATTGTTAAAGTAGAACGTAGAAGAAGCGCAGTTCTAGAAAAGCTGAAGGAATTTGAAGGGAAAGAAACTGCTCAGCTGGTGGATCGTTACAAATTCCTTAACCTCTATCCGTGTTCCACATCCGAGCTAAAATCCATCGGTTATACCGAAACCAATGGAGTGCTGAACTCATTCACCACCAAACTGCCAATGACTGCGGAAAACTCGGAAGCACCAAATCAAATACCCCGCCCGGACTTCGCTCAAATGATCCCGTACAAACCGAAACCGAACGCGTACCCCGGAGAGCACCCATTGGACGGAGGATGTTTCCCGCAGCCGCCCGCTCTGGCTTATCTTTGCTCCATCCTTCCACCGCCAATTTGCTTCCAGGGACCGTTCGTTTCCATAGAGAAACTAGCCGACCTGTTCAGCCGAATTGCACTGCCGGATGTACCGATTACTCCTTGTGGGGAAAATGGCAATACTAAACTGTTCGATTTGGCGAAGGCGGTTCACTGGATTGTGGATGACAGTACGTATTCGGGCGAAGGTGGACTAAAACGACGACGGATGGCACCGGGTGGTGATGATAGCGATGAGGAAACGACCATGTCTGCCCCACCGGCAAATGATGTGTATCGCTTGCGGCAGCAGAAAAGATTTAATCGATGA